The Methyloceanibacter stevinii genome includes a window with the following:
- a CDS encoding sulfatase-like hydrolase/transferase — translation MYTEWRDIYFNPEVALSPDRFKMMEDDNFNHYEVHCTPADKDKCQNGKLIDLDYIKDLDTHWMDVSLAFLDKMKGSDKPFYLYHATRGCHFDNYPSDEWAGRSMARTVYSDCMVRMDYVFGRLMKRLEEIGEAENTLVILTSDNGPECEIPPRGRTPFRGCKGSSWEGGVRVPTFVYWKGMIPSRKSDQLFDLADILPTALHLAGYPGAKLAGLFSDKTYIDGVDQAAFLVADKGLSARRSRIYTMNQYYSAIRIDEFKATITGQIEDGIMKRGYTGGFSGSVFTDTGGAVVVNLYTNPQEDVSVGVRHIPMAVPLGTTGGWYLKELFEYPPQFKVGFMSNNPPIYDTIPIGEMAVKAWIKKHGFGRFQN, via the coding sequence ATGTACACCGAGTGGCGCGACATCTACTTCAATCCGGAAGTCGCGCTATCGCCGGATCGCTTCAAAATGATGGAGGATGACAACTTCAATCACTACGAGGTGCATTGCACGCCGGCCGACAAGGACAAGTGCCAGAACGGCAAGCTCATCGACCTCGACTACATCAAGGACCTCGATACCCACTGGATGGATGTCAGCCTGGCCTTCCTCGACAAGATGAAGGGCTCCGACAAGCCGTTCTACCTCTATCACGCGACGCGCGGCTGTCATTTCGACAACTATCCGTCGGACGAGTGGGCGGGCCGGTCCATGGCGCGCACGGTCTACTCGGACTGCATGGTGCGCATGGACTACGTCTTCGGCCGCCTCATGAAGAGGCTGGAGGAAATCGGGGAAGCAGAGAACACGCTGGTGATCCTCACGTCCGACAACGGGCCGGAGTGTGAGATTCCGCCGCGCGGCCGCACCCCGTTCCGGGGCTGCAAGGGGTCCAGCTGGGAAGGCGGCGTCCGTGTGCCGACCTTCGTCTATTGGAAGGGCATGATCCCGTCGCGCAAGTCGGATCAACTGTTCGACTTGGCGGACATCTTGCCGACGGCGCTGCATCTTGCAGGCTATCCCGGTGCCAAGCTGGCCGGGCTCTTCTCCGACAAGACCTATATCGACGGTGTCGACCAAGCGGCCTTCTTGGTCGCCGACAAGGGGCTGTCGGCCCGGCGCAGCCGCATCTACACGATGAACCAGTACTACTCCGCGATCCGGATCGACGAATTCAAGGCGACGATCACGGGCCAGATCGAGGACGGCATCATGAAGCGCGGCTATACGGGCGGCTTCTCCGGGTCGGTCTTCACGGACACGGGCGGTGCGGTCGTGGTCAATCTCTATACCAACCCGCAGGAAGACGTCTCGGTCGGCGTCCGTCATATCCCGATGGCGGTGCCACTCGGCACGACAGGCGGCTGGTACTTGAAGGAGCTGTTCGAGTATCCGCCGCAGTTCAAGGTCGGCTTCATGTCCAACAACCCGCCGATCTACGACACGATCCCCATTGGCGAAATGGCGGTGAAGGCCTGGATCAAGAAGCACGGCTTCGGCCGCTTCCAGAACTAG
- a CDS encoding sulfatase-like hydrolase/transferase, with protein MFRQVSTGLCAAALLCLIGGAAAAQSNIRGSTTGPTTAPGYNHPEQYMHLDAKKPAPNMYPVIRHEKLEENAAGKLATLAEKTGKKPNILIFLLDDVGWMDPGFNGGGVSVGNATPEMDRYAAEGLILTSAYSTPSCSPTRATIHTGQNPLHHGILRPPMYGEAGGLDGATTMPMLLQKEGYVTQGVGKWHMGENTGSLPQNVGYETTSAFSACPTCTPSGATSTSIRKSRYRRIASK; from the coding sequence ATGTTCCGGCAAGTTTCGACAGGGCTCTGCGCGGCCGCGCTGCTGTGCCTGATCGGCGGCGCTGCTGCCGCGCAATCGAATATTCGAGGATCGACGACCGGGCCGACGACCGCCCCCGGCTACAATCATCCCGAGCAGTACATGCATCTCGACGCGAAGAAGCCCGCCCCGAACATGTACCCGGTGATCAGGCATGAGAAGCTCGAGGAGAACGCAGCCGGGAAGCTGGCGACGCTGGCCGAAAAGACGGGCAAGAAGCCGAATATCCTGATCTTCCTCCTGGACGATGTCGGCTGGATGGATCCGGGCTTCAACGGCGGCGGCGTTTCCGTTGGCAACGCGACGCCCGAGATGGATCGATACGCGGCGGAGGGCTTGATCCTGACCTCGGCTTACTCCACCCCGTCCTGCTCGCCGACCCGCGCGACCATTCATACGGGCCAGAACCCGCTGCATCACGGCATTCTGCGACCGCCAATGTACGGCGAGGCCGGGGGGCTCGATGGCGCCACGACCATGCCCATGCTCCTGCAGAAGGAAGGGTACGTGACCCAGGGCGTCGGCAAGTGGCACATGGGCGAGAACACGGGCTCCCTGCCGCAGAACGTCGGCTACGAGACTACATCGGCTTTCTCGGCGTGTCCGACATGTACACCGAGTGGCGCGACATCTACTTCAATCCGGAAGTCGCGCTATCGCCGGATCGCTTCAAAATGA
- a CDS encoding autotransporter domain-containing protein, translating into MACRRPARTILCPRIGCATRHALLLGTALASTLLIATVTAPAPANAQATCNPGDPGVIGTNGPILINDPGKSIDCDNSFDRNNAGNVIELRTDGGGEFISLDNYGDLTSTAGRTILAYSEGANSRVEVINTGDLDTYEAGIYARTRGDASELYVYNSGHITGFYKGIWAVTGAGVPNDDSPMRVINTGDIDLQTGESIDAATYGVDSDIFIFNSGALTGETGIRAFAEGDDADVKIINTGSITVQTGDDPSFGISGSKYSGENGRVTIRNSGEIMVTGTGGFDVFGINARTYGSSSPVDIRNTAAIWASGSDEATGINGATLGGSLSITNSGKLDVTGTNLAQGIAGASLSDISINNSADIHATSSQGRAEGIKVFSLGFDDNATEITNSGDIRASGGEYAFGIVFADVGSNGALTIHNSGSVHADGPSTAPAGNVAAISVYSQGGLTTIFNTGDISASSHLAIGFNPNSTGKANIFNAGHITGLVDLTSQNDRFVNLSGGVFETKKMSLFGGGEDVFVNQTGATVLAATNANSREMSGFEGLETFKNAGGTISLVDGGVGDTFTLANTPGSADLKFEGGGYLAVDASLRGPGSKADNFIVDGDVSGVTKVMVNNTGTQPGVFNSQGIPIVFVDGKTPSAGNFVLADGPIDTGFFDYDLFFVPTGSGYWELRSFPGASAQALPKLLTAAQDLWHETSSTWFDRTADLRVVLNGGGSPAYDAGTKSMAAPGGNGLTPGVWIKGGGSRLDRNGSATTKAYGNTYDYDLDNELSTVDLQMGVDMGKYDVLSEGDVLVFGVLGGFVGAGLDYDSVADSFNFSGGQVGAYATYLKDGLFVDTLLNVHLYEIDTPNLGFPDSLNATTVGLRTDAGYRFGSFTGGAFFEPLATIEFAWADIDGFNVGGNKVSFSDDANVRGRIGGRVGTTMEACEGTMMEPFLIASLWGNLSEDNAATLVSSGTTFNFSDDLDDVWGELSAGVNLFNFSQTTAVFAKVDYTFGEDVQGLGGKAGMRVAW; encoded by the coding sequence GTGGCTTGCCGCAGACCCGCTCGAACGATTCTCTGTCCCCGAATAGGATGCGCCACGCGCCATGCGCTGCTGCTCGGCACCGCGCTCGCCTCGACGCTGTTGATCGCGACGGTGACCGCGCCAGCACCTGCCAATGCGCAAGCGACGTGTAACCCCGGCGACCCTGGTGTGATTGGGACCAATGGCCCGATCCTGATCAATGATCCCGGCAAAAGCATCGATTGCGACAACAGCTTCGACCGCAACAACGCCGGCAACGTGATCGAGCTGCGAACCGATGGTGGCGGCGAGTTCATTTCTCTCGACAATTACGGAGACCTGACCTCTACGGCAGGCCGCACCATCCTTGCCTATAGCGAGGGGGCCAATAGTCGAGTCGAAGTCATCAACACGGGCGACCTGGACACTTACGAGGCGGGCATCTACGCCCGCACGCGTGGTGACGCCAGTGAGCTCTACGTCTACAACTCCGGCCATATCACGGGGTTTTATAAAGGCATTTGGGCCGTCACCGGCGCAGGCGTTCCGAACGACGATAGCCCTATGAGGGTCATCAATACCGGTGACATCGATTTGCAGACCGGGGAGTCCATCGACGCCGCTACTTATGGCGTGGACAGCGACATTTTCATTTTCAATAGCGGCGCGCTTACAGGCGAAACTGGAATTCGTGCCTTCGCCGAAGGTGACGATGCCGATGTCAAAATTATCAATACCGGCAGCATCACGGTGCAGACCGGCGATGACCCCTCGTTCGGTATTTCGGGGTCCAAGTATTCTGGCGAGAACGGCCGTGTCACGATCCGCAATAGTGGCGAGATAATGGTGACCGGCACTGGCGGATTCGACGTCTTCGGCATCAATGCAAGGACATATGGGTCGAGCAGCCCCGTTGACATCAGAAACACAGCGGCCATCTGGGCGAGCGGTTCAGACGAGGCCACCGGTATTAACGGTGCTACGCTCGGAGGCTCCCTCAGCATTACCAATAGCGGCAAGCTTGATGTGACGGGGACCAACCTGGCCCAGGGCATCGCTGGAGCTAGCCTCTCAGACATCAGCATCAACAACAGCGCGGACATTCACGCCACGTCGAGCCAAGGGCGCGCCGAGGGCATCAAGGTATTTTCGCTCGGCTTCGACGACAACGCGACGGAGATCACAAATAGCGGAGACATCCGCGCATCGGGCGGCGAATATGCTTTCGGTATTGTGTTCGCAGACGTCGGCTCAAACGGGGCGCTGACCATCCACAATTCGGGATCCGTCCATGCGGACGGTCCATCAACTGCCCCGGCCGGCAACGTGGCCGCTATCAGCGTCTACAGCCAAGGTGGACTAACCACCATCTTTAACACCGGTGATATCTCAGCATCGTCGCACCTAGCCATTGGCTTCAACCCCAACAGTACGGGCAAAGCCAACATCTTCAATGCCGGCCACATCACGGGCCTCGTGGATCTGACCAGCCAGAACGACCGCTTTGTGAACCTGTCGGGCGGTGTCTTCGAGACCAAGAAGATGTCTCTGTTCGGCGGCGGAGAGGACGTGTTCGTGAATCAGACCGGCGCCACGGTGCTGGCGGCGACGAACGCGAACTCTCGCGAGATGAGTGGCTTCGAGGGCCTCGAGACCTTCAAGAACGCCGGCGGCACGATCTCGCTGGTCGACGGCGGGGTGGGGGACACATTCACCCTCGCCAACACGCCGGGGTCTGCGGATCTCAAATTCGAAGGCGGTGGTTATCTGGCGGTGGACGCGTCCTTGCGCGGTCCCGGGTCCAAGGCGGACAATTTCATCGTCGACGGCGACGTGTCGGGCGTGACGAAGGTGATGGTCAACAACACCGGCACCCAGCCCGGCGTCTTCAATTCACAAGGCATCCCGATCGTGTTCGTGGACGGGAAGACGCCGAGCGCAGGGAACTTCGTTCTGGCGGACGGTCCGATCGACACCGGGTTCTTCGATTACGATTTGTTCTTTGTGCCGACGGGGTCCGGCTACTGGGAACTGCGCAGCTTCCCCGGCGCTTCCGCCCAGGCCCTGCCGAAGCTGCTGACGGCGGCCCAGGATCTCTGGCACGAGACCTCGAGCACCTGGTTCGACCGTACGGCCGACCTTCGCGTGGTGCTGAACGGGGGTGGGTCACCCGCCTATGACGCCGGCACCAAGTCCATGGCCGCACCGGGCGGGAACGGTCTGACGCCGGGCGTGTGGATCAAGGGCGGCGGCTCGCGGCTGGATCGGAACGGCTCGGCGACGACCAAAGCTTATGGCAACACCTACGACTACGATCTCGACAACGAGCTTTCCACGGTCGACCTGCAGATGGGCGTCGACATGGGCAAGTACGATGTGCTCTCGGAAGGCGACGTGCTGGTCTTCGGCGTGCTCGGCGGCTTCGTCGGCGCCGGCCTCGACTACGACAGCGTCGCCGACAGCTTCAACTTCTCCGGCGGCCAGGTGGGCGCCTATGCCACCTATCTCAAGGACGGTCTGTTCGTCGATACGCTGCTGAACGTGCATCTCTACGAGATCGACACGCCCAATCTCGGCTTTCCCGACAGCCTGAACGCCACCACGGTGGGTCTCAGAACCGATGCGGGCTACCGCTTCGGCTCGTTCACCGGCGGGGCGTTCTTCGAGCCGCTGGCGACGATCGAGTTCGCCTGGGCCGATATCGACGGCTTCAACGTGGGCGGAAACAAGGTCAGCTTCTCCGACGATGCCAATGTCAGAGGCCGGATCGGCGGGCGTGTCGGCACCACCATGGAGGCCTGCGAAGGCACCATGATGGAGCCGTTCCTGATCGCCAGCCTCTGGGGCAACCTCTCGGAAGACAATGCCGCCACGCTCGTCTCCTCCGGCACCACGTTCAACTTCTCCGACGACCTCGACGACGTCTGGGGCGAACTCTCGGCCGGCGTGAACCTGTTCAACTTCTCCCAGACCACCGCCGTGTTCGCCAAGGTCGACTACACGTTCGGCGAGGACGTGCAAGGCCTCGGCGGCAAGGCCGGCATGCGCGTGGCTTGGTGA
- a CDS encoding DUF3303 domain-containing protein translates to MLFMCHVTMQPEDRDESIGRFMENGVPEVPGVKLKGVWISLMQQETFILIESDKPEAVAMLFEPWTDLNVHDLIPVMDFDQLKKFLEAKG, encoded by the coding sequence ATGCTTTTCATGTGCCATGTCACGATGCAGCCTGAGGACCGCGACGAGAGTATCGGGCGCTTCATGGAAAATGGGGTGCCCGAGGTCCCCGGCGTCAAGCTGAAGGGCGTTTGGATCTCACTCATGCAGCAGGAAACGTTCATCCTGATCGAATCGGACAAGCCGGAGGCCGTGGCGATGCTGTTCGAGCCGTGGACAGACCTGAACGTCCACGATCTCATCCCGGTCATGGACTTCGACCAGTTGAAGAAATTCCTGGAAGCCAAAGGCTAG
- a CDS encoding low molecular weight phosphatase family protein codes for MSAGGDLPGAVLFACASNAVRSPMAAAMLRHLAGRRIYVESAGVRAGEPDPFAIAVMDEIGIDISDHVPRAIDDLHDLGFDRIVTLAPEAQHKALEIAQGYAIDVVYWPTPDPTLATGPRDMILDAYRGVRDRLFGKIKAEFPVQGAGGV; via the coding sequence TTGAGCGCTGGCGGGGATCTGCCGGGCGCCGTCCTCTTTGCGTGTGCCAGCAATGCGGTTCGCTCGCCCATGGCCGCGGCCATGTTGCGCCATCTCGCGGGACGGCGGATCTATGTGGAATCCGCCGGCGTCCGGGCGGGGGAGCCCGACCCGTTCGCGATCGCGGTCATGGACGAGATCGGCATCGACATTTCCGATCATGTGCCGCGGGCCATCGACGATCTCCATGACCTCGGCTTCGACCGCATCGTCACCCTGGCGCCGGAAGCCCAGCACAAGGCGCTGGAAATCGCACAAGGCTACGCCATCGACGTGGTCTATTGGCCGACGCCGGACCCGACGCTGGCCACCGGCCCCCGCGATATGATTCTCGACGCCTATCGCGGGGTTCGCGACCGGCTGTTCGGGAAGATCAAGGCCGAGTTTCCGGTGCAAGGGGCAGGGGGCGTCTAG
- a CDS encoding UPF0262 family protein, with product MTETDADSPFPDTARLLAVTLDEASLGRDSVEVEHEREVAIFDLLEKNNFLLEGDGQDGPYTLHLSLADNRLVFAISDEDGNALQQIMLSLSPFRRIVKDYFLICDSYYAAIKTQPASKIEAIDMGRRGLHDEGSQLLMERLKGKVTVDIATARRLFTLLCALHWKG from the coding sequence ATGACCGAGACGGACGCCGACAGCCCTTTTCCGGACACCGCACGCTTGCTTGCCGTCACGTTGGACGAGGCTTCGCTGGGCCGCGACAGCGTCGAAGTCGAGCACGAGCGCGAAGTCGCCATCTTCGACCTCCTGGAGAAGAACAATTTTCTTTTGGAAGGCGACGGCCAGGACGGTCCCTACACGCTGCATCTGTCGCTGGCCGACAACCGGCTCGTGTTCGCGATCTCCGATGAAGACGGCAACGCGCTGCAGCAGATCATGCTGTCGCTGTCGCCGTTCCGCCGCATCGTGAAAGACTATTTCCTGATCTGCGACAGCTACTACGCGGCCATCAAGACTCAGCCCGCCTCCAAGATCGAGGCGATCGACATGGGGCGCCGGGGTCTGCACGACGAGGGGAGCCAACTCCTGATGGAGCGCTTGAAGGGCAAGGTCACGGTGGACATCGCCACCGCGCGGCGACTGTTCACGCTTCTTTGCGCCCTTCACTGGAAGGGCTGA
- the hisD gene encoding histidinol dehydrogenase produces MVQMLDTREDGFAARFEELLGMKRESSTDVNDAVAKIIADVRARGDEVSSISRRNSISWDLREAGLAVTEADIAGALASVEEDTVEALKLAHERILAHHSRQLPASESYIDATGVELGQRWSAVSSAGLYVPGGTASYPSSVLMNAVPAKVAGVERLVMVVPSPRGELNPLVLVAAALAGVDEIYRVGGAQAIAALAFGTETIRPVSTIVGPGNAYVAAAKRQVFGQVGIDMVAGPSEVVVIADKENDPAWIASDLLAQAEHDAAAQSILITDDAGFAEDVVAAVETQLKTLPRAQTARASWDEFGAVILVGSLAEAPALSDRLAPEHLEIATENADALAEEIRHAGAIFVGRYTPEVIGDYVAGTNHVLPTARSARFASGLGVLDFMKRTSLLKLDAESLKKLGPAAMTLARAEGLDAHRRSVGIRLNLPD; encoded by the coding sequence ATGGTTCAGATGCTGGATACCCGTGAGGACGGCTTCGCGGCCCGCTTCGAGGAACTGCTCGGCATGAAGCGCGAGTCCTCGACGGACGTGAACGACGCCGTCGCCAAGATCATCGCCGATGTGCGCGCGCGCGGCGACGAGGTCTCATCGATTTCACGCAGAAATTCGATCAGCTGGGATCTTCGTGAGGCCGGCCTCGCCGTGACGGAAGCCGATATCGCAGGCGCTCTCGCCTCAGTCGAAGAGGACACGGTCGAGGCGCTGAAACTCGCCCATGAGCGCATCCTCGCGCACCACAGCCGGCAGCTCCCGGCGAGCGAAAGCTATATCGACGCCACGGGCGTGGAACTCGGCCAGCGCTGGTCGGCGGTCTCCTCGGCCGGTCTTTACGTGCCGGGCGGCACCGCCAGCTATCCGAGTTCGGTCCTGATGAACGCCGTGCCTGCCAAGGTCGCGGGCGTGGAGCGCCTGGTCATGGTGGTCCCGTCGCCGCGCGGGGAGCTCAATCCCCTGGTGCTTGTGGCGGCCGCGCTCGCGGGCGTTGACGAGATCTACCGGGTCGGCGGCGCCCAGGCCATTGCCGCGCTCGCCTTCGGCACCGAAACGATCCGCCCCGTGTCGACCATCGTCGGCCCCGGCAATGCCTATGTCGCCGCGGCCAAGCGGCAGGTCTTCGGCCAGGTCGGCATCGATATGGTCGCGGGTCCGTCCGAGGTCGTCGTTATCGCCGACAAGGAAAACGATCCAGCCTGGATCGCCAGCGATCTGTTGGCCCAGGCCGAACACGATGCTGCGGCGCAATCCATTCTTATCACCGACGATGCGGGTTTTGCCGAGGACGTCGTTGCGGCGGTGGAGACGCAACTGAAGACGCTGCCGCGTGCGCAGACGGCGCGGGCGAGCTGGGACGAGTTCGGCGCGGTGATCCTGGTCGGAAGCCTCGCCGAGGCCCCGGCGCTGTCCGACCGGCTTGCCCCGGAGCATCTGGAAATCGCCACGGAGAACGCGGACGCGCTGGCGGAGGAAATCCGGCACGCCGGGGCGATCTTCGTCGGCCGCTACACGCCCGAGGTCATCGGCGATTACGTGGCCGGCACCAACCACGTCCTGCCGACCGCGCGCAGCGCCCGTTTTGCATCGGGCCTCGGTGTGCTCGATTTCATGAAGCGCACGTCGCTGCTCAAGCTCGACGCCGAGAGTCTCAAGAAACTTGGGCCCGCGGCCATGACGCTTGCCCGGGCCGAGGGGCTCGACGCTCACCGCCGATCCGTCGGCATCAGGCTCAACCTGCCGGATTGA
- a CDS encoding DUF2948 family protein yields the protein MTTLKLLALDAEDLQVVSSQLQDAVVRVGDMTYLPSQKRFAAVLNRFDWQSAGATDADGERFRRLRTALRFDRVLGARHKALAPQNKDRVLSLLAIAFEEGEAPGGRVVLYFAGDVTVQLDVECIEAEMRDLGPAWRTRSKPKHPSEGDAQGAPEADPQVDPQVDSQGDATMSAETESNGSKAAGV from the coding sequence ATGACGACGCTTAAGCTGCTCGCTCTCGACGCGGAGGACCTGCAGGTCGTGTCCTCGCAACTCCAGGACGCGGTCGTGCGGGTCGGCGACATGACCTATTTGCCGTCCCAGAAGCGGTTCGCGGCGGTCCTGAACCGGTTCGATTGGCAGAGCGCCGGCGCCACCGATGCCGATGGAGAGCGTTTTCGCCGGTTGCGCACGGCGCTGCGCTTCGACCGGGTGCTCGGCGCCCGCCACAAGGCTCTCGCCCCGCAGAACAAGGACCGCGTCCTGTCTCTGCTCGCTATCGCCTTCGAAGAGGGCGAGGCACCCGGCGGCAGGGTCGTGCTGTATTTCGCGGGCGACGTGACCGTGCAACTCGATGTCGAGTGCATCGAGGCGGAGATGCGCGATCTGGGTCCCGCCTGGCGGACCCGCAGCAAGCCGAAACACCCGAGCGAGGGCGACGCCCAAGGCGCACCGGAAGCCGACCCGCAGGTCGATCCCCAAGTCGATTCTCAAGGCGACGCCACGATGTCCGCCGAGACAGAGTCAAACGGCTCCAAAGCCGCGGGCGTTTGA
- the murA gene encoding UDP-N-acetylglucosamine 1-carboxyvinyltransferase, with amino-acid sequence MDRIRIVGGERLTGTIRISGAKNAALPLMIASLLTDETLTLHGMPRLADVALLARILGNHGVDVTIAGKRAGQDSNDGQTYKLTAAEIVDTTAPYEMVARMRASFWVLAPILARCGEAKVSLPGGCAIGTRPVDLHLVALEALGADIELDAGYVIAKRPRALKGARIHLEKVSVGATHNALMAAVLAEGDTEIVNAAREPEVGDLAACLVAMGAKIEGIGTSTLQIQGVPSLHGAAHRVLPDRIETGTYAMAAAITGGDIFLEGARAELLQEALVALRSTGVEVYEEEGGLRVSRTGSLEAVSVETQPFPGFPTDLQAQLMALMCTAKGVSEVRETIFENRFMHVQELARLGARIDLRGDTALVHGVSGLRGAPVMATDLRASVSLIIAGLAAQGETTIGRVYHLDRGFDRLEEKLRKCGAQIDRIAG; translated from the coding sequence ATGGATCGTATCCGCATTGTGGGCGGCGAACGGCTCACGGGCACCATTCGGATCAGTGGTGCCAAGAACGCCGCGCTGCCGCTGATGATTGCGAGCCTTCTCACCGACGAGACTTTGACGCTCCACGGCATGCCGCGCCTCGCGGACGTGGCGCTGCTCGCGCGCATTCTCGGCAATCACGGCGTGGACGTGACCATCGCCGGCAAACGGGCCGGTCAGGACTCCAACGACGGGCAGACCTACAAGTTGACCGCTGCCGAGATCGTCGACACCACGGCGCCCTACGAGATGGTCGCGCGCATGCGCGCCAGCTTCTGGGTGCTGGCGCCGATTCTGGCGCGTTGCGGTGAGGCCAAGGTCTCTCTGCCCGGCGGCTGCGCCATCGGCACGCGGCCCGTCGACCTTCATCTTGTGGCGCTCGAGGCGCTCGGCGCCGACATCGAGTTGGACGCCGGTTATGTGATCGCCAAGCGCCCAAGGGCCCTCAAAGGCGCCCGCATCCACCTTGAGAAGGTGTCCGTGGGCGCGACCCACAACGCCCTGATGGCGGCGGTTCTGGCCGAGGGCGACACGGAAATCGTGAACGCCGCCCGCGAACCCGAGGTCGGCGATCTTGCCGCCTGCCTCGTCGCAATGGGCGCCAAGATCGAGGGCATCGGTACGTCCACCCTACAGATCCAGGGCGTGCCCTCGCTGCACGGGGCCGCGCATCGCGTTTTGCCGGATCGGATCGAGACCGGCACCTATGCCATGGCTGCGGCGATCACCGGCGGCGACATCTTTCTGGAAGGCGCCCGCGCCGAACTGCTCCAGGAGGCGCTCGTGGCGCTGCGCTCGACGGGCGTCGAGGTTTACGAAGAGGAGGGGGGCTTGCGCGTCTCGCGAACGGGCAGTCTCGAAGCCGTGTCCGTGGAGACGCAGCCGTTCCCGGGGTTCCCGACCGATCTCCAGGCCCAGCTGATGGCGCTGATGTGCACGGCGAAAGGCGTTTCGGAAGTGCGCGAGACCATTTTCGAGAACCGCTTCATGCATGTGCAGGAGTTGGCCCGGCTCGGGGCGCGCATCGATCTGCGCGGCGACACCGCGCTGGTCCACGGTGTGTCCGGGCTCCGCGGCGCACCCGTCATGGCCACCGACCTGCGTGCGTCGGTCTCGCTCATCATTGCGGGGCTCGCCGCGCAAGGAGAGACCACCATTGGCCGCGTCTACCATCTGGACCGCGGGTTCGACCGCCTCGAAGAGAAATTGCGCAAGTGTGGCGCTCAGATCGACCGGATCGCCGGCTAG
- a CDS encoding A1S_2505 family phage non-structural protein, which produces MHMDRPVFVFGSNIAGHHSDGDALVALRTRGAVYGQGCGPQGNAYAIPTRSGTGRPRARQDIAESVNEFLRFTRMRPWALFDVAPIGCRLAGYSAEDIAPMFAAAPHNVSLPTAFEQILARKGFDTTQGGEAT; this is translated from the coding sequence ATGCACATGGACAGGCCCGTCTTTGTGTTCGGTTCCAACATTGCCGGACACCATAGTGATGGCGACGCCCTAGTCGCGCTTCGTACCCGTGGCGCGGTCTACGGCCAGGGATGCGGGCCGCAAGGGAACGCCTATGCGATCCCCACACGGAGCGGAACCGGCAGGCCACGGGCGCGCCAGGACATCGCCGAGAGCGTGAACGAGTTTCTCCGCTTCACGCGGATGCGCCCCTGGGCCTTGTTCGACGTCGCACCGATCGGCTGCCGTCTCGCGGGCTACAGCGCGGAAGACATCGCTCCGATGTTCGCGGCTGCGCCGCACAACGTGTCGCTGCCGACAGCTTTTGAGCAGATCCTGGCGCGCAAGGGTTTCGACACGACGCAAGGAGGAGAAGCCACGTGA
- a CDS encoding sulfite exporter TauE/SafE family protein — MGTDLLYASVTKTVGGWRHHVQENVDWPIVLRLAMGSLPASIILLAIIAYVPLDTEAMAGWIRYGLAFALPVSAVAIVLYPIMMKSHANGKDPEGPPQHAALTVLFGAALGLLVTLTSVGAGAIGVVVLALLFPALPAKRIVGSDIAHAVPLTLVAGAGHLGLGHVDFGILGALLVGSIPGILLGTRLAGVAPDWLLRPLLAITLCYAAYALLTK, encoded by the coding sequence GTGGGTACGGACCTCCTCTATGCGTCGGTGACCAAAACGGTCGGCGGCTGGCGGCACCATGTGCAGGAGAATGTCGACTGGCCGATCGTGCTGCGGCTTGCGATGGGCTCGCTGCCGGCGTCGATCATACTGTTGGCCATCATTGCCTATGTGCCGTTGGACACGGAAGCCATGGCGGGGTGGATCCGCTACGGCCTTGCCTTCGCGCTTCCCGTCAGCGCGGTGGCGATTGTGCTCTATCCGATCATGATGAAGTCGCATGCGAACGGCAAAGACCCGGAAGGCCCGCCCCAGCACGCCGCTCTTACGGTGCTGTTCGGCGCCGCTCTCGGACTGCTGGTCACGCTCACCTCGGTCGGCGCCGGCGCCATCGGCGTGGTCGTGCTGGCGCTGCTGTTCCCGGCCCTTCCGGCCAAGCGCATCGTCGGATCGGACATCGCTCATGCGGTGCCGCTGACGCTGGTAGCCGGCGCAGGCCACCTAGGACTGGGCCATGTGGATTTCGGGATTTTGGGAGCGCTGCTGGTCGGGTCGATCCCAGGCATCTTGCTCGGCACGCGCCTCGCAGGTGTCGCACCGGACTGGCTGCTCCGGCCGCTGCTCGCGATCACTCTGTGCTACGCAGCGTATGCGCTCCTCACCAAGTAA